Part of the Carnobacterium pleistocenium FTR1 genome is shown below.
TAGCTTTTATTTCTTTTTCAAGTGCTATGCACAGCGTTATTGTTGTAGACGAAAAAGATGAATTGTTGACTAAATGTATTATTTGGGCGGATAACCGGCCAGCACAGCTAGTCGCTCAATTAAAAAAAACTTCGGATTGGAAAGCTTTATATCGCAAAACTGGTACGCCTGTTCATGCGATGACCCCGCTAAGTAAAATCATGTGGCTGACAGAATATTTTCCCGATATCTTAAATAAAGCAAAGAAAATCATTGGCATCAAAGAATATATTTTGTACCAATTGACGGGAGAATACAAAATTGATTACTCAATTGCTTCAGCAACAGGATTGTTTAATATCCATGAGTTGGACTGGGACAAAGATATCTTAAAACTCGTTGGAATTGAAGAGTCTAAGTTATCCGAACCGGTTGATGTGACTTATAGATGGGATACTATTCGAGAACTTTATGCGAGAGAAATGGCAATCGATCCAAAAACAAATTTAGTGATTGGGGCAAGTGACGGCTGTTTATCCAATCTTGGTGTAGGAGCAATGGAACCTGGCCAAACAGCGATTACGATTGGGACCAGCGGAGCGATTCGAATGGTTACCAACCACATTGTATTGGATGCAGAAGGCAGAACATTTTGTTACTACTTATCTAAAAATCGATGGGTAATTGGTGGGGCTGTAAATAATGGTGGCAACGTGATGGCATGGTTGACCGATATCCTTTTTCCAGCAGAAGGCCTACTAGTAGACAATATTGGTGAAACAAGGTTGGTGCAGCTCAATCGACTTGCTGAAAGTATCGATCCTGGTGCGGATGGATTGTTCTTCTTACCTTACTTAAATGGGGAGCGAGCACCTTTATGGGAATCAGAAGCTACTGGCAGTTACATTGGTTTAGCTTCCAGTCACACTACTGGACATATGGTAAGAGCAGCGATGGAAGGTGTATTATTTAACCTTTATGAAGTTTGGCAGCTGATCCAAGAAGTTGGTGGGCCATCTAAAACGATTAAGATAACGGGTGGATTTTTATGCTCTCCATTATGGAAACAAATGCTGGTAGATATATTCGGCAAAGCTATGCAACAACCTGTCAGTGTTGAAAGTTCTTGTTTAGGTGCAGTGATGCTAGGAAACTTAGACAAAGAAGTCACATCAAATTCCGCATCACAAAAAGATGCTGTAGCAGTGCTAATTGATGAAACAAAAGATGGGATTTGGTTGCATCCTAATGAAAGGACTACTGAAAAATACCAGAAAATTATTCCAGTTTATCAAAGGACAGCTCAAGAGATGAGCAAATTCCGTAAAGTCATAAGCGAAATTAAATGAGTCCAAATATAAGATAAAAATTTACAGAGCTGAGTTTTCGGCTCTGTTTTTTTAGTTGTCAGTTTTGAGCTTTTCTAAGATTAATAATAAAGAACTAAGAAAAAATAGAAAGGGTCGAATGAGTAAAAATAATTATGCTATACTAAATTTGGATTTGCATGGCTTACGTAAATTGGAAGAATGAATAATGGCTAGTGTTGGGGAAGGATAAGGACACAAAATGGATTACAAAACACTAATGGATACTGCTATACTAGCAGGTAAAATCATGTTAGAAAGTAACGCTGAAACGTATCGTGTTGAAGATACAATGAATCATATTCTGAAAATTTCAAAATTTGAGACAACCGAAGCATTGGCAATGACAACGGGATTAGTGGCTACATTAGATGACCCCAGTATCGATGATCCAATCACAATCGTCAAACGGATCACTACACGAGATATAAATTTAAATAATATTACCAGAGTAAACACTATTTCGCGCCAATTGACCGGTGAAGAAATAACGATTGCAGAAGCGTATGTGGCCTTACAGAGCATGGGGGAAGTACAGTACAAGCGACTTTACAAAGATATTGCGATAGCAGCTTTAACGGCATCGTTTGCTTTATTATTAGGCGGCGGTTTTTTTGAAATACTTGCTGCTGGAATCAATGGTGGCTTATTAGCCTTAGTATTAAAAGGCGAAAAAAGGTTGAATATGGGATCATTTGTGCGAAATGTTTTATCCACTGCAGTTATATCGGTAGGCGCTGGATTGATGCAAGCTTTTATTTTCCCAACGGTCAATATGAACATAGTCATAATAGGGACGATCATGCCGTTAGTACCCGGAACGGCCATTACGAATGCGATTCGAGATACGTTACAAGGCGATTACATGTCTGGTGGAGCTAAAGCTTTAGAGGCATTTGTAGTAGCCTTGTCCATTGCTTTGGGAGTTGCGATCGGATTAGTTATTGGAGGTGCAGTATATTGATCAGCCAAGTCATAGGAGCTTTTTTAGCCGTTTTAGCAGCTACCATAATTTTAGAAGCCCCAAGGAAACACATTTTTTCAGCCGCCATTGTAGGGGCTGTGGGTTGGGGAGCCTATTTACTTTGTATTGGATTACTAGGATCTGTCTTAGCTACATATATTTCAGGGTTAGTGATTTCTACCCAATCGCATATTTTCTCACGGATATTTAAAGTTCCAGTAACGATTTTCTTTTTACCTGGTTTCTATCCATTAGTTCCGGGTTCTGGTATGTATCTAACCGTCTATGAATTTATTCAAGGCAATACCGCATTAGCGCAGGATCATCTGCAGAATACCGTGCAAATAGCAGGGATGATTGCATTAGCGATTTTTACTATGGATACGATATTTAAAGTGATCACAAGAGTTCAGTATATTAAAAAAGCAGACTAAACCCTGTAGAAGAAGCCAAGACCGCGTTTTGCTGTCTTGGCTTCTTTAGTTTCTAGGAAAAAGTCTAGCTTCTTCAGTTAAATGAGTGGATCAATAATCTGCTGTTCTTGGATATAGGCTTCAACAAGATTCGTATATTCACGCATCAAGGCTTTAATAATTGGATTGGTTGTAGAGTTTAACTGTAAATCTCCGATGGATTGAATCGGCAGAATATTATTTCCAGTTCCTGTAATAAATGCTCCATCAATTTCAGTTAATTTTGAGACGGAAATGTTCTCTTCTACGACTTCAAAACCTAAAGTTTCACATAATGCCAATGTTTTTTTGCGGACAATACCAAGTAGTACATTTTTGGCAGGAGACGTGTATAATTTGCTATCCTTAACAATAAATAAATTTGAACGGCTGCCTTCTGTCACGTGATTAGTTTGATCAACGAGCAAGACTTCATAGGCTTGCTGTTTTTCGCGCTCAGCTAAAACGGCTTTTTGATAATCATTCCGTAAAGTTTTGATGGTCGGATCAATTCTTTCCATTTTGAATAAAGTCGTATGCATACCATTTAGATAATAAGCTTGTGGGGGGTAAACGGTTTTTGTGAAAAAAATCAATAGTCCCTTTGATGTATTTAAAATGAGTTTGATATTTTTATGAGTAACTTGGTTCTCTGAAATCAATTGGTAAATACGCTGCGTTATAACCGTGTCGGAATCTTTTAGAGATAGACCTGTAGCAGCAGCGGAAGCTTTAAACCGCTCTAAGTGATCTGCTAAAAAAAGAGCAATTCCTTGCTGAACACGAATAACTTCATAAATTGTTTTTCCTTCTAAGTGGTTAAAAACAGTAGTATCCTCTACAGGTGTTTTTTGGTCGTTTATAAAATAAAAGATTTCTTCTACTTGTTCCATAATGAGCTCCTTTTGTATGAACGAATGAGTTGAGTTGTTTCGTCTATTGTAATGAACTTATTGCAGATTTAGCAAGAAGTATATTGATGTATACTAGCTTGATGAATTAAAATGAATAAAAAGATATAAAAGAGGAGAATTAAAAAATGTTAGAAGATATAAATGACATGTTGAAGCGTCACGAAGCAAAACCCATTATTAGGCAACGTCATTTCGCAGTACTGATCCCTTTAATAGAGGTGGATGGTGAAACTCATCTTTTGTATGAAGTACGCAGCAAAAAAATCTCTCAACCGGGGGAAACGTCTTTTCCTGGTGGGAGAGTTGAAGCAGGCGAAACGTATAAAGAAGCAGCGATTCGCGAAACAATGGAAGAACTGACCATTTCTAAGGAAAACGTCCAAATTTTAGGTGAAATGGATTACATTGTGAATGAGCAAGTGGTCATTCGAGCTTTTGTAGGAGAACTGCAAAATATTAAAGTAGAGGATATTCAATTTAATGAAGAAGTGGAAGAACTATATACTGTTCCGTTAACTTACTTTTTAACGCACGAACCGGTGTACTATAGTGCCAACGTAAAATTAGAGCATGAAAAAGGTTTTCCATTCGATTTGATACCAGAGGGTAAGAAATACAACTGGAAGCAAGGAAAACATGTTGTACCGTTCTATACGTTGAATAAACATACATTATGGGGGTTTACAGCTAGATTTACTGATCATTTTGTGAAATTGTTAAAAGAGCATAAAAAATGGATGATAAAAAATCCGGAAAATTAGGGCGTGTTTTAAAACTAACTTGTTAAGAGCAAATAGCCAGAACGAGCGTTAGTTCGAGTAGCTGAGACCCAATTTCCGTTTGAGTAGCCAGAACGAGCGTTAGTTCGAGTAGCTGAGACCCCAATTTCCGTTTGAGTAGCCAGAACGAGCGTTAGTTCGAGTAGCTGAGACCCAATTTCCGTTTGAGTAGCCGGAACGAGCGTTAGTTCGAGTAACTGAAAATCGAGAGCCAATTTATTTGACTCCTTGGGTCATTCATATTGTTCGTTTCTAATCTTAATCACCTCATATTTTTCTTAATTAGCCTAAAAAGCAGAATAGTCACTAGTTTTAAAACATATCCTAATAAAAAAATCAAAAAAGATGATTTGAAAATGTACAAGTCAGTTTATTCGTTGTATAATATATCGTGTGAGATGTAAAACTAAAATGAACGATATGCATAAATAAGTAATTAGTTCATTTGTTTAAAAGGGGGATTTAACATGTTTTTAGCATGGAAAGAAATTAAGTATTCAAAAACCAGATTCGCGTTGATTATTGGAGTCATGATATTGGTATCCTATTTGGTTTATTTTTTAACCGGATTATCTTATGGTTTAGCGCAGGACAATCGCACCAGTGTAGATAAATGGGAATCGGATGCCATTGTTCTGACAGATGAATCAAATACTAATATCAATATGTCAATGTTGACTTTTGAACAGGCAGAAGAAATTAAGGCAGATGAAACTGCTTTGCTCGGGCTAGCGCCAAGTGTCATTAGAAAAATCGGCGAAACAGGAGAAGCATCGAAAATCAATGTTACTTTTTTTGGAATCGATCCTGAAGAATTTATTATGCCTGAAGTCAATGAGGGCCGAGCATTCGAAAACGATGATGAAGTTGTGGCCGATATTAGTTTGAAAGAAGAAGATAATGTGGCGTTAGGAGATACTGTTCAACTAGCTGGAAGCTCTAAAGAAGTCGAAGTAGTCGGTTTTACACAGAATGCGAAGTTCAATGTAGCACCAGTTTTGTATACTACGATTGCTTCTTATCAAGAAGTTCGTTTTGAAGCAACGGACGATTCAAAAAATGGTCGAATCAGCGCAGTAGTTGTTCGAGATTCAGCAGAATTTTTTGAAGAAGTTGTAGCAGATACGGATGATCTAGCCGCGTATTCTATTGGAGACTATATTTTCAAAATACCTGGCTATAGCGCACAAGTCTTAACCTTTGGTTTAATGATTGGATTCTTGATTGTGATCGCAGCCGTTGTTATTGGAATCTTTATTTATGTATTGACTTTACAAAAAACGAGTATGTTTGGCGTTATGAAAGCTCAAGGGATTTCTTCAAGCTACATAGCAAAATCGGTTGTAGCACAAACCTTTTTATTGTCCATTATTGGAGTCGGAATAGGTCTGATCTTAACCCTTCTTACATCCTTGGTTCTTCCAGCCGCGGTTCCTTACAGTATGAATGGGTTGTTTATTGCTGGAATAACAGCATTACTTATAGTTGTAGCTGTTTTAGGAGCTTTGTTCTCCGTAAGAACAGTTGTTAAAATCGATCCATTAAAGGCAATCGGATAAAAAAGGAGGAGTAGCTATGAAATTAATAGAATTAACTAATGTAAGCCGTTCATTTGGTGAAGGACACAAGCGCATCGATGCATTGAAAGAAACTTCTTTTTCTATCGAAGAAGGCGAATTCGTTGCCATTATTGGCCCAAGTGGTTCTGGAAAAAGTACGTTGTTGACGATTATTGGAGGATTGCAAATGCCTTCAAAAGGCAGCGTGAAGATCAATGAAAAACCATTCAGCAATGTTACCGAAAAAAAACGAGCTGCTTTGCGCTTCAAAGAGATTGGATTTATTTTACAAGCTTCCAACTTAGTTCCTTTTTTAACAGTAAAAGACCAATTGAATTTAGTGAACAAAGTTGAAAAGTCAAAAATCGATAAAGAAAAACAGAAAAAACTATTAGAAGAATTAGGTATTTTTGATTTGAAAGATAAATACCCTAGTGATTTATCAGGTGGAGAACGACAACGTGTAGCAATTGCTAGAGCTTTGTACCATGATCCTTCTGTTATTTTAGCAGATGAGCCAACGGCTAGCTTAGATTCTGAAAAAGCATTTGAAGTAGTGGGGATATTAGCACGTGAAACGAAAAGCAAAAAAAAAGCGACGATAATGGTTACACATGATGAGCGATTAATCAGTCAATGTGATAAAGTATATGTTATGAAGGATGGTATTTTAACGTTAAGAGAATCTGACTAAGATCAGTTTAAGATGAAGGGGGGAGCTTAACTTGGATGAAACAACATTTGCTCGATCATTAGAAGACCAACTGTGTTTTGAAGTATACAAAGCTTCAAATGGATTTTCAAGAATGTACGGCAGAGCATTGAAGTCATTTGGAATAACTTTTCCACAATACCTTGTGTTGCTAGCCTTATGGGATAAAGATGATATTTTTATAAAAAATATCAGCGATCGATTAGGAATGAGCATCGGAACATTAAACCCGATACTTAACCGATTGACAGCTCAAGGGTGGATCCAAAAAGTTGCCTCAGATAGTGATAAACGAGCAGTGGTGGTTACACTGACTGAAAAAGGTAACCAGTCTAAAAATGCTATTTCAAAAGCAATCTTAAATGAAGTTATTCAGTGTGATTTAACGGATATAGGTAACGCAGCATTCAAAAGAGGATTGGAATCGCTGAATGATGAGTTTGAAAGCTTAGAAGAAAAAAATAATTTAAAATAAATTCAAAAAATGTACGGCAGAAAATAAGAAATGGGGGTAATCTTTTTCTCTTTCAAGCGGAATATCGCAGAAAGAGAGAAAGATTACCCCCATTTCACTAAAGAATTCGGTCATATAGAAGGCGACACCATTGTAGGTGTCCAGCATAAAAGTGCTGGCATCACATTAGTGGAACGTTTGTCGAAAGTCATTATTACTTTCGAAAAGATGGCTTACCAAAAGAAATGGACTTTAATCAAGTCGACCAATCGTTTGTTTCCTCCGTTGCAGATAAGAGAAATAATATTCTAAGAAAATCATTGAAGTATCAAACGCCACTGGAAGTATTTTTGAGTTACATGGATGAAGATATTTTGTCTAACTTAATTTGACAAATCAGAGATTATAAAATTTGAATCAATTAGTGTATATTTGCTTCCTAATAGTAGAATAGAAAAAATCTTTAAAGAGTAACTGAAAACAATAAGAAGTCTTTTAATTAGAAACTAAATAACAACTTAATAAAGTAAACTATTACCCGATATAGTAGATAGAAATAAATTATTGATCAGTATTAAAAATTTGGAGGAGTTATAATGGGAGCAATTATTGCGCTAATTATAGGTTTTGGTTCTATGATCATCGGTTTTATGGGAGAAGGAGGACATGTAGGAGCACTTATCTCATGGACACCAGCGATGATTGTTTTTGGCGGAACTATTGGAAGTGTGCTGCTTGCATTTCCTTTAGAGTATATAAAAGATATTGGAAAAATAATAAAAGTAGCTTTTACTAGAAAATCTAAAAATCTAACAACAATCATTGCTTATTTTAGTACACTAGCAGCAAAAGTAAAAAGAGAAGGTATACTAAGTATCGAGTCTGAAACAGCAGATGGTTCTGAGGTTGATCCATTTATCAAAAAAGGTATTCAATTAATTGTAGATGGAGAATCTTATGAAATGATACGTGATACTTTGGAAATTGAAATGGATGCTATTTCAGAAAGACATAAAACAGGGGCTGCTATTTTTAACTCCGCGGGTGGTACGGCTCCAACTATGGGCATTGTAGGAACGGTATTAGGATTAGTTCATGTATTAGGCGGGTTAGCAGATGCGGATATGTCTCAATTAGGAGAAAGTATATCTGCCGCTTTTTTAGCAACTCTTTATGGTTTAGCAAGTGCGAATTTAGTCTTTCTTCCTATTGGAACACGATTGAAAAAAATTGCTCAAAAGGAAGAAATGGAAAAAGAATTGATTTTAGAAGCTATCTTGATGATTCAACAAGGTGTTCGTCCTAACTTGATAAATGAAAAATTGATGGGCTTTATTAACGGAACAGCAATCGTATTAGATGCTAGCAGCACTCAAGAAGCAAAGGTAGTTCCTGAAGTATGAGTAGACGAAATAAGAAAAACGAGGAAGAACCAGAAAACCATGAACGATGGCTGCTTTCTTATGCAGATTTTATCACTCTCTTAATGATATTTTTTATTATCCTATACTCCATGAGCGAAATGGACAAATCAAAATACAATCAGTTAGCTTCAGTTTTCAGCATAGAAATGGGTGGGGGCGGAACAGGTGTCCTTGAAGGCGGAAGCGAATCTGCTGACAGTGAAACTAGCGTAGCTGAGGAAGAGTTAACAGAAGAGAAGAAACAAGAAGAAGTCAAAAAAAATATCGATACTTATATTGATACTAGTGAACTGAACGGTAGTGTAACGACATCTATCGAAGAAAGAGGATTGGTTTTGAGTTTTAATGATGCGCTGTTTTTTGATAGTGGAAATGCAGAGATCAAAGAGGGCCAAACAGAAAAATTTGCTGACATCGGAAAGTTATTAAATCAACCGACATTAAAAGATAGTTTTATTCGAGTAGAGGGATACACAGATTCTGTACCTGTTTCAAATCCTCAGTATAAATCCAACTGGGACCTATCTGCATTGAGAGCGAGTAATGTAGCTCAAGTCATCATTAGTGACTCAGGAATCGATCCAAATCGAGTTTCTGTTGTAGGGTACGGTGAATATAGGCCGAAGGCAGACAATAAAACAAAAGAAGGTCGGCTTGAAAATAGACGAGTTGATATTCTAATTTTAAATAGTGAATTTAATGATACTGAGCAAGTAGTACAGTGAAAATAGGTTCTACGTCATATGCTACAAGCAACTCTATCCTCCAAGAACGTTAAATAAATTATTGGAATAAATCTACTAATATAAAAAAATTATAGAGCGTAAAAAAGAGTGGAGATTTCACTCTTTTTTACGCTCTATATCATTAGAAATTTTAACGGTTGACAAAAAACGATTACAAGCGTAAACTGAAATCATGTAACGATTACAAACGTAGTCGAAAGAAAGAAGGAATCATGATGATCAGCAAAATCAAACCCAATATTTCAGATGCTGAATGGGAGATCATGCGGGTAGCTTGGGCGAACCAAACGGTGACCAGCAAACAAATCACAGAAATAGTAAAGGAAAAAATGAATTGGAAACAAGCAACGATAAAAACATTGATTGGTCGATTAGTTGAAAAAGGGATGTTGAAAACAGAAGCCGTTGGCAATAAGTATCTATATAGCCCACTAATTTCAGAAGAAAAAAGTTTGAAAAGTAAAACCAATGACTTCTTTAATCATTTATGTAATCGGAAAGTTGGGGCAACTCTTGCCGATCTCATTAGTGAAGCAACATTGAGCCATACAGACGTTCAAATGCTGGAAGAAATCTTACAGCAAAAAAAGGTCGAAGCGGTCGATGTCGTTCCATGCAATTGTATACCGGGACAATGTGAGTGCCAAAACCACAATCATTAATAAAAGAGGGGGTGTATAAAATTGATTGAGAAATCATTTACAATCGAAGGGATGAGTTGTGCTTCATGTGCGCAAACCATCGAAAAAACAACCAAAAAATTGCCAGGAGTTAAAGAAGTAAGTGTCAATCTGGCTACTGAGAAAATGCATATTCAATATGATGAAGCTAGTCTTACGGATAAAAACATCAAAGATGCCGTAAGCCAATCTGGCTATAAAGTCGTATCAGATATTAAAAAGAAAACATTTATTATTGAAGGGATGACTTGTGCATCTTGTGCCCAAACGGTTGAAAAAGCTACTGGGAAATTACCCGGTATTGTGAGTGCTGCTGTTAATTTAGCGACAGAAAAAATGGCTGTTCAATATGACCCCGAACAATTAGTACTGTCCGATATTACAAACGCTGTTAAAGAAGCAGGTTATGAAGCTCATGAAGAAATTGAAACAGCCGATGCAACTGATTTGGATCGCGAAAAGAAAGCTCAGCATATAAAAGATATGTGGCAGCGATTTTGGATTTCAGCAGTATTCACTGTTCCACTACTCTATATTTCAATGGGACACATGTTGGGAATGCCTTTACCTGAAGTAATCAATCCTATGATGAATGCCGGATTGTTTGCTTTAACTCAATTGATTTTGACGTTGCCCGTTTTAGTTTTAGGTAGAGAATTTTTCAAAGTAGGTTTTAAGGCGTTAGTCAAGGGCCATCCTAATATGGATTCGCTCGTTGCATTAGGAACCAGTGCAGCTTTCTTATATAGTTTAGCGCTAACGATAGGAATAGGGATAGGAAACACGAATATAGCAATGAATCTTTATTATGAATCGGCGGCTGTTATTTTGACATTGATCACGCTTGGAAAATACTTTGAAGCTCTTTCAAAAGGGAAGACATCTGAAGCAATAAAAAAATTGATAGGATTAGCTCCCAAAAAAGCTAGAGTGATACGCAATGACCAAGAAGTCGACGTGGCTATTGATGAAGTCCAAGTAAATGACATTATCATCGTCAAACCAGGCGAAAAAATGCCGGTCGATGGAATCGTTGTTGCAGGAAATACTTCAGTAGACGAAGCAATGCTGACTGGAGAAAGTATACCGGTTGAAAAAACGATTGGCGACGCGATTATTGGAGCCAGCATCAATAAAAACGGAACGATTCAATACAAAGCTACAAAGGTGGGCAAGGATACAGCCTTAGCTCAAATCATTAAGCTAGTTGAAGATGCACAAGGTTCAAAGGCGCCAATTGCAAAATTAGCTGATATTATTTCTGGCTACTTTGTACCAATTGTAATCGTATTGGCTATTTTATCTGGATCAATTTGGTATCTAGCTGGAGAATCAGGCGTATTTGCATTAACAATCGTTATTTCTGTATTGGTTATCGCTTGTCCTTGTGCACTAGGACTAGCGACACCTACTGCTATTATGGTCGGCACAGGTAAAGGTGCAGAATACGGTGTTTTAATAAAAAGTGGTGGAGCATTAGAAAAAACACACAAAATCCAGACAATCATCTTTGATAAAACGGGTACGATCACAGAAGGGAAACCTGAAGTGACAGATATCCTAACTATTAATGGCATGACTGAAGATGAATTGCTTGTTCTGGCAGCATCTGCTGAAAAAGGATCAGAACATCCATTAGGAGAAGCCATCGTTCAGGGAGCAGAAAAGAAAGCCTTAACACTGCTTAAAACGCAAGCGTTTAATGCAATTCCAGGACATGGAATTGAGGTAAC
Proteins encoded:
- a CDS encoding heavy metal translocating P-type ATPase encodes the protein MIEKSFTIEGMSCASCAQTIEKTTKKLPGVKEVSVNLATEKMHIQYDEASLTDKNIKDAVSQSGYKVVSDIKKKTFIIEGMTCASCAQTVEKATGKLPGIVSAAVNLATEKMAVQYDPEQLVLSDITNAVKEAGYEAHEEIETADATDLDREKKAQHIKDMWQRFWISAVFTVPLLYISMGHMLGMPLPEVINPMMNAGLFALTQLILTLPVLVLGREFFKVGFKALVKGHPNMDSLVALGTSAAFLYSLALTIGIGIGNTNIAMNLYYESAAVILTLITLGKYFEALSKGKTSEAIKKLIGLAPKKARVIRNDQEVDVAIDEVQVNDIIIVKPGEKMPVDGIVVAGNTSVDEAMLTGESIPVEKTIGDAIIGASINKNGTIQYKATKVGKDTALAQIIKLVEDAQGSKAPIAKLADIISGYFVPIVIVLAILSGSIWYLAGESGVFALTIVISVLVIACPCALGLATPTAIMVGTGKGAEYGVLIKSGGALEKTHKIQTIIFDKTGTITEGKPEVTDILTINGMTEDELLVLAASAEKGSEHPLGEAIVQGAEKKALTLLKTQAFNAIPGHGIEVTIENQTLLLGNKKLMTDRGISLDAVEATSDALAGEGKTPMFISKDGQLAGIIAVADTVKASSLQAIEKLHKMGLEVAMITGDNKQTAEAIAKQVGIDRVLSEVLPEEKANEVKKLQAEGKTVAMVGDGINDAPALAQADIGIAIGSGTDVAMESADIVLMRSDLMDVPTAVELSKATIKNIKENLFWAFGYNVLGIPIAMGLLHVIGGPLLNPMLAGAAMSFSSVSVLINALRLKRFKPSAK